One Bdellovibrio bacteriovorus str. Tiberius DNA segment encodes these proteins:
- a CDS encoding COG3014 family protein, with protein MNRFAQRLTHAVGLFLVLPLMGCATYQNKVQPAREALARHDFTKALADLKPLADKENDDQLAYLMDYGVALQVAGQLKESNQILMKADKLAELVDYQSVSRIAGSLALNEEMVQYKGDTFEKIFINAYLAMNFLEMDQLDEALVEARRINEKYLKYRADEKQAFELNSFSKYLSAVIWEASRSYDDAYIAYAEAYKIDPSISTIREDLIRSAKLSRRMDSYKDWKKKFPDVVESDRWYDRANGELVIIYQQGWGPRKSAGKNNGHTLPTLVPVVSQTQRARLYLSTDVEPFLSREVYDVQSAAIKTLEEDYGILFAKRVAGVATKAVLSDQIRQQNQALGDLAYIALLMADRADVRQWSFLPQTIQIIRVPLRAGTYKFRLEGVDYSNASTGEGLDSRDVEIKAGQKKFVIWRSLK; from the coding sequence ATGAATCGTTTTGCTCAAAGACTCACGCACGCCGTGGGTCTTTTTTTAGTTTTGCCCCTGATGGGCTGCGCGACTTACCAAAATAAGGTGCAGCCGGCCCGCGAGGCATTGGCTCGTCATGATTTCACCAAGGCACTGGCGGATTTAAAACCGCTGGCCGACAAGGAAAATGACGATCAGCTGGCGTACTTGATGGACTACGGTGTAGCCCTTCAGGTCGCCGGACAACTGAAAGAGAGCAATCAGATTCTGATGAAGGCCGACAAGCTGGCTGAACTGGTCGACTATCAGTCGGTTTCCCGCATTGCCGGTTCCCTGGCGCTGAACGAGGAAATGGTTCAGTACAAGGGCGACACTTTTGAAAAGATCTTCATCAATGCCTATCTGGCGATGAACTTCCTTGAGATGGATCAGCTGGATGAGGCTCTGGTTGAAGCCCGTCGTATCAATGAAAAATATCTGAAATACCGTGCCGATGAAAAGCAGGCGTTTGAACTGAACTCGTTCAGTAAGTATTTGTCGGCGGTGATCTGGGAAGCCAGTCGCAGTTATGACGATGCTTACATCGCCTATGCCGAAGCCTATAAAATTGACCCGTCCATTTCCACAATCCGCGAGGATCTGATTCGCTCGGCGAAACTGTCCCGTCGCATGGACAGCTACAAGGACTGGAAAAAGAAATTCCCCGATGTTGTGGAATCCGACCGTTGGTATGATCGCGCAAACGGGGAGCTGGTGATTATTTATCAGCAGGGTTGGGGACCGCGAAAATCCGCGGGTAAAAATAATGGTCATACATTACCAACACTGGTGCCGGTGGTCAGCCAAACTCAACGAGCTCGCCTGTATCTTTCCACCGACGTTGAACCTTTCTTAAGCCGCGAAGTTTACGATGTGCAGTCTGCTGCCATTAAAACCCTGGAAGAGGATTACGGAATTCTTTTCGCTAAACGAGTGGCGGGTGTTGCCACCAAAGCGGTGTTGTCCGATCAAATCCGTCAGCAAAATCAGGCCTTGGGGGATTTGGCTTACATCGCCTTGTTGATGGCGGATCGTGCGGATGTGCGACAGTGGTCTTTCCTGCCTCAGACTATTCAAATCATCCGGGTTCCGTTGCGCGCGGGAACCTACAAGTTCCGCCTGGAAGGTGTGGACTACAGCAATGCATCCACCGGGGAAGGTCTTGATTCCCGTGACGTGGAAATCAAAGCCGGTCAGAAGAAATTCGTGATCTGGAGATCCTTGAAATAG
- the lpoB gene encoding penicillin-binding protein activator LpoB, with protein MKKNLTFAAVALSFLALTSCGPKAFVKGQYDDVNRENLLNDQWSETDMQKAVQDLVASLMTSPSINGAKKMPVVMVTGLQNKTSEHIDTQSIMDMVRVELMKSGKVGFIDKEARQDIADEYNYQNSGMVEEGTKKGPGGQIGADFIINGRLDSIVQEVGKDKSVYYKLTLNLTNLKSSMITWSDQKQIRKTFKKKSIGL; from the coding sequence ATGAAAAAGAATCTGACTTTTGCAGCCGTGGCTCTTTCTTTCTTGGCACTGACCAGTTGTGGTCCGAAAGCTTTCGTGAAAGGCCAGTATGACGACGTGAACCGTGAAAATCTTTTGAATGATCAGTGGTCTGAAACTGACATGCAGAAAGCAGTTCAGGATCTGGTGGCAAGTTTGATGACTTCTCCATCCATCAATGGCGCTAAAAAAATGCCAGTGGTTATGGTGACCGGCCTTCAGAATAAAACCAGCGAACACATTGATACTCAAAGCATCATGGACATGGTTCGTGTTGAACTTATGAAATCCGGTAAAGTCGGCTTCATCGACAAGGAAGCCCGTCAGGATATCGCGGATGAATACAACTATCAGAATTCCGGCATGGTTGAAGAAGGCACCAAAAAAGGCCCAGGCGGTCAGATTGGCGCAGACTTCATCATCAACGGTCGTCTGGATTCCATCGTTCAGGAAGTCGGCAAAGACAAGTCCGTTTACTACAAACTGACTTTGAATCTGACCAACCTGAAATCCAGTATGATCACTTGGTCTGACCAGAAACAAATCCGTAAAACATTTAAAAAGAAATCCATCGGTCTATAA
- a CDS encoding JAB domain-containing protein, which translates to MREVSTSLQAYEILRNEINPYAEELWVIALDSQMNMVRKEMLFRGTVDFCMIHPRDIFRCLVKANASSFILAHNHPSQNVLPSEQDLILTRKIHQLAQMFEIPLNDHLVVCENNYFSMADHGYFKKWRKPRVSRSLTV; encoded by the coding sequence ATGAGAGAAGTGTCCACAAGCCTGCAAGCCTATGAAATCCTGCGCAACGAAATTAATCCCTATGCCGAGGAGCTTTGGGTCATCGCCCTGGACTCGCAAATGAATATGGTGCGCAAAGAAATGCTGTTTCGGGGGACTGTGGATTTTTGCATGATTCATCCGCGCGACATCTTCCGCTGCCTGGTCAAGGCCAATGCCAGTTCATTTATTCTGGCGCATAATCACCCCAGCCAGAACGTGCTGCCATCAGAACAGGATCTGATCCTGACCCGGAAAATTCATCAACTGGCACAGATGTTTGAAATTCCCCTGAACGATCATCTGGTCGTTTGTGAAAACAACTATTTTAGCATGGCTGATCATGGGTATTTTAAGAAATGGCGAAAGCCCCGCGTGTCACGCAGTCTTACTGTATAG
- a CDS encoding fimbria/pilus outer membrane usher protein translates to MRSGFVLLLFLLLPVLVMAQGRPPLGKPFLMAPVVLDGRPLTEAWLFPRDRAEEFSVEARTLLEAVKPYMKDELFLRLQSNVTSDGVLTTQSLEAVGFLVSFDPPTLELRLSLPAKYRKAQDLDLNFVEFENQKYLRPDQHSGYLNLRTQQSWQYGPDVESERRPLTGNLELVENIRGFVFESSADFLEDADSQWRRQDTRIRYDDEERMIRYTLGDLTFRSTGFQITPSIAGLAATREFAIQPYKTLRPLSDTEIIIKRTSIVEIYVNGLLFSQVRLAPGVFNIRDFPLATGQSNVRIKVKDDLGQEEVYDFSLLYENSLLARGVEEFSYAAGLPWQASGGDRAYDDSAAFVSLYNRRGITDQLTVGLNYQGYYEKMLLGAEVSGVSNLGYLSLQVAQGSQSSQESGFAERLTYRSLDKVMGRQMPLLLALEFENQDREFSPVTVQDPVVDPLRYLRRYDAQLNFRLDSSWLWGVGANTLEYMTGEDQRTYRSNLMIPLKSQMRLEFVYNKILQDKEEDRFLISFYWNESQGYYSASSYYDSLQKTTNATVARNNRYQYDDYRWNANIQNSELGNTRSISGEYLKQPFSVRLDHMNNAQQGSEYNLTSLGLNTGFAWVGGHGAFTQPVTDSFVLLHAKNLEDGQAIMINPTGDRGQAQLGPRRTVVLRDQSSYYRNTVNVDITSLPMGYLLDKEFYGTQTTYRSGILLDLKIAKKVMVKGQLLTSSDKAVEYAAGDVFDANGQLVDNTFFTNKQGRFLIEGLEPGVYRVVTDQSGLAPFTFEIPGNADKMLNLGTVKTGTKEQR, encoded by the coding sequence TTGAGATCCGGTTTTGTTTTGCTTCTTTTTCTTCTGCTTCCGGTGCTGGTCATGGCCCAAGGCCGTCCGCCGTTGGGGAAACCCTTCCTGATGGCGCCTGTGGTTTTGGATGGCCGTCCGCTGACGGAAGCCTGGCTGTTCCCGCGCGATCGTGCTGAAGAGTTTTCTGTCGAGGCGCGCACTTTGCTGGAAGCGGTAAAGCCCTACATGAAGGATGAATTGTTTTTGCGCCTGCAAAGCAATGTGACATCCGACGGTGTTTTGACCACGCAGTCTTTGGAGGCAGTGGGCTTTTTAGTGTCCTTTGATCCGCCCACGCTGGAGCTGCGATTAAGTCTGCCGGCCAAGTATCGCAAGGCCCAGGATCTGGATTTGAACTTTGTTGAATTTGAAAATCAGAAATATCTGCGACCCGATCAGCACAGTGGGTACTTGAATTTAAGAACCCAGCAATCCTGGCAATATGGGCCGGATGTGGAAAGTGAACGTCGCCCTCTGACGGGAAACCTGGAGCTGGTTGAAAACATCAGGGGCTTCGTCTTTGAATCCAGCGCGGATTTTTTAGAGGATGCCGATTCCCAATGGCGCCGGCAGGACACACGCATTCGCTATGACGATGAAGAGCGCATGATCCGCTACACCTTGGGGGATTTGACCTTCCGTTCGACCGGTTTTCAAATCACTCCGTCTATCGCGGGTCTTGCGGCAACGCGGGAATTTGCGATCCAGCCGTATAAAACTTTAAGACCGCTCAGTGACACGGAAATCATCATCAAACGAACTTCCATTGTGGAAATCTATGTCAACGGCCTGCTGTTCAGTCAGGTGCGTTTGGCTCCGGGGGTTTTCAATATTCGTGATTTCCCTTTGGCAACGGGCCAAAGCAATGTGCGTATCAAGGTGAAGGATGATCTGGGGCAGGAAGAGGTTTATGACTTCTCGCTGCTTTATGAAAACAGCCTGCTGGCTCGCGGGGTGGAAGAATTCTCGTACGCTGCGGGTCTTCCGTGGCAGGCATCCGGTGGTGACCGGGCTTATGATGATTCTGCTGCCTTTGTCAGTTTGTACAACCGCCGTGGGATCACGGATCAGCTGACCGTGGGTCTGAACTATCAGGGTTACTATGAAAAGATGCTTTTGGGCGCTGAGGTTTCCGGTGTGTCGAATCTGGGATATTTGTCTTTGCAGGTGGCTCAAGGGTCGCAGTCGTCTCAGGAAAGTGGTTTTGCCGAACGCTTGACGTATCGAAGTCTGGACAAGGTTATGGGCCGGCAAATGCCCTTGTTATTGGCGTTGGAGTTTGAAAATCAGGATCGTGAGTTCAGCCCGGTGACGGTGCAGGACCCGGTGGTGGATCCCTTGCGGTATTTGCGCCGTTATGATGCGCAGTTGAACTTCCGTTTGGATTCATCCTGGTTGTGGGGCGTGGGTGCCAACACTCTGGAATATATGACCGGTGAAGATCAGCGCACTTACAGATCCAACCTGATGATTCCGCTGAAAAGCCAGATGCGGCTGGAATTTGTGTATAATAAGATTCTTCAGGACAAAGAAGAAGACCGCTTCCTGATTTCATTCTATTGGAATGAAAGTCAGGGCTATTACAGTGCAAGTTCCTATTACGATTCACTTCAAAAAACCACCAATGCCACGGTGGCTCGCAACAACCGCTATCAGTATGATGACTATCGCTGGAATGCAAATATCCAAAACAGCGAGCTGGGTAACACCCGAAGCATTTCGGGGGAATATCTGAAGCAGCCCTTCAGTGTGCGATTGGATCACATGAACAATGCCCAGCAGGGGAGCGAATACAACCTGACGTCGTTGGGCTTGAATACCGGCTTTGCCTGGGTGGGTGGCCATGGAGCCTTCACGCAGCCGGTGACCGACAGCTTTGTGTTGCTTCACGCCAAGAACCTGGAGGACGGACAGGCTATCATGATCAATCCGACCGGGGATCGTGGGCAGGCTCAATTGGGGCCGCGCCGAACCGTGGTGCTGCGTGATCAGTCGTCTTACTACCGAAACACGGTGAACGTGGATATCACGTCTTTGCCGATGGGCTATTTACTGGATAAAGAATTCTATGGAACTCAAACCACTTATCGCAGCGGGATTTTGTTGGATCTGAAGATCGCTAAAAAAGTGATGGTGAAGGGTCAGTTGCTGACGTCTTCAGACAAAGCAGTGGAATACGCCGCCGGAGATGTGTTTGATGCCAACGGACAGCTTGTTGATAACACCTTCTTTACCAACAAACAGGGCCGCTTCCTGATTGAAGGATTGGAACCTGGTGTTTACCGGGTTGTGACAGATCAGTCGGGCCTTGCGCCATTCACATTTGAGATTCCAGGTAATGCCGATAAAATGCTTAATCTGGGCACTGTTAAAACCGGAACAAAGGAGCAACGATGA
- a CDS encoding fimbrial biogenesis chaperone, whose translation MAKIISMSLILISVTLAVPSLSWAFRFSPMVVEFAPSGSRSTQVLVIENPGDEKLPVQIEAFARTTNPKGEEVRTKTEDFVIYPEQVVLLPKEKRNVRVSWSGEIKDGKEKAYRLVASQLPVDFREKNSDPKKTSVNLKFLLQYVASAYVIPEGAAPKVIVKEVKRVGARKVAVTFTNDGKAHKVLLFKHLKIKAGETVIADLTTNKAVESINLLAGDTATAEVETAKDVPANQALSATIELKDLEN comes from the coding sequence ATGGCAAAAATCATCTCAATGTCACTGATCCTGATTTCGGTAACTTTGGCAGTTCCGTCCCTTTCGTGGGCCTTCCGATTTTCTCCCATGGTTGTGGAGTTTGCTCCCAGTGGATCCAGATCCACTCAAGTGCTGGTGATTGAAAATCCCGGAGATGAAAAACTTCCCGTGCAAATTGAAGCCTTCGCTCGCACCACCAATCCCAAAGGGGAGGAAGTGCGCACCAAAACCGAAGACTTTGTGATCTATCCAGAGCAGGTTGTCCTGCTTCCAAAAGAAAAGCGCAATGTGCGCGTGTCATGGTCTGGCGAAATCAAGGACGGAAAAGAGAAAGCCTATCGCCTGGTGGCTTCACAATTGCCGGTGGACTTCCGCGAAAAGAACTCTGATCCGAAAAAAACCAGCGTAAATTTGAAGTTCCTTTTGCAGTATGTGGCCTCGGCTTATGTGATTCCGGAAGGGGCCGCACCCAAGGTCATCGTCAAGGAAGTGAAACGTGTGGGGGCCCGCAAAGTGGCCGTGACGTTCACTAATGACGGAAAAGCCCATAAGGTTTTGCTGTTCAAGCATTTGAAAATCAAAGCGGGTGAAACCGTGATTGCGGATCTGACCACTAACAAAGCCGTTGAATCCATCAATCTTCTGGCAGGCGACACTGCCACAGCCGAAGTTGAAACCGCAAAAGATGTCCCGGCCAATCAGGCTTTGAGCGCCACCATTGAATTGAAGGATCTTGAGAATTGA
- a CDS encoding HAMP domain-containing sensor histidine kinase: MKTLRKKPKRSLRTILIIWFVLFSVVPLAFVTGYSMIKYEKAIDHELSQRLSGNAREVELILADLLTSIQQKRDRYVRDPSLVYHMAEGDSGTIRNISSQWIKADNISSLTFFNREGRMLASVFKDEKENVRSFVPVQDAVFLSAKYMAQVKDQREISLAEFGDKQKVNLILISKITGAGGRVVGYMEQVMDLNKAFVSRIKSRLKLELIFFSDNGQAIVASHPDFYLYKKDFFRPYFRPGAEPFFDLNVRSTPYGFLIYPLDWGITKFYVALGASKSEAKAVLKNVNYAFISVVGAVIVLLVLTILVTSSWVLKPLYELVEALQSFESQEQAVTIPVKNDTEIGLLTESFNEMSKKIWVARSDLRKKITELEAANKELKDTQTKLVHSAKMVSLGQLVAGVAHELNNPIGFIYSNMTHLKEYSERLIELAEVAEKDPPKLPALKEEYEFDYIVKDLPKLVASCQDGARRTRDIVLGLRNFSRLEEAKLQEIDVHQSLDTTLNLLQGEIKNRIEIHRQYEPTPLIHCYASQVNQVFMNILSNAVQALEGSGHIWISTSALKDYKGSKDKRGWVQVSIQDSGKGMSADVLEKIFDPFFTTKGVGQGTGLGLSISYGIVQNHGGEIQARSEVGVGTEFIVIIPVYPPIQEKNPQLMS; this comes from the coding sequence GTGAAAACACTCCGGAAGAAACCCAAACGATCCCTGCGCACGATCTTGATCATCTGGTTCGTCCTGTTTTCAGTCGTGCCGCTGGCGTTCGTCACCGGTTATTCCATGATCAAATACGAAAAAGCCATCGATCATGAACTGTCCCAGCGCCTGAGCGGCAATGCCCGCGAAGTCGAATTGATTCTGGCGGATCTTTTGACAAGCATTCAGCAAAAGCGTGACCGTTATGTGCGTGATCCCAGCCTGGTGTATCACATGGCGGAAGGTGACAGTGGCACCATTCGCAATATTTCTTCCCAGTGGATCAAAGCCGACAATATTTCCAGTCTGACGTTCTTCAATCGTGAAGGCCGCATGCTGGCTTCGGTTTTCAAAGATGAAAAAGAAAACGTGCGCAGCTTCGTTCCCGTACAAGACGCCGTTTTCCTGTCAGCGAAATACATGGCACAGGTCAAAGATCAGCGTGAAATTTCCCTGGCTGAATTCGGTGACAAACAAAAAGTAAATCTGATCCTGATCTCTAAAATCACCGGGGCCGGTGGCCGTGTTGTGGGTTACATGGAACAGGTGATGGATCTGAACAAAGCCTTTGTATCCAGAATTAAAAGCCGCCTGAAGCTGGAACTGATTTTTTTCTCGGATAACGGTCAGGCCATTGTTGCCAGTCACCCGGATTTTTATCTTTATAAAAAAGACTTCTTCCGTCCTTATTTCCGTCCGGGGGCAGAGCCTTTCTTTGATCTGAATGTGCGCAGCACGCCATATGGCTTTTTGATCTATCCACTGGATTGGGGTATCACGAAGTTCTATGTGGCTTTGGGTGCTTCCAAGAGCGAAGCCAAAGCGGTTCTGAAGAACGTGAACTATGCCTTTATCAGCGTCGTGGGTGCGGTTATTGTTTTGTTGGTTCTGACGATTCTGGTGACTTCAAGCTGGGTTCTGAAGCCGCTTTACGAACTGGTTGAAGCCCTGCAGTCCTTTGAATCCCAGGAACAGGCCGTTACCATCCCGGTGAAAAACGACACTGAAATTGGTCTTCTGACAGAGTCCTTTAATGAAATGAGCAAAAAAATCTGGGTGGCCCGGTCGGATCTTCGCAAGAAAATTACCGAGCTTGAAGCGGCCAACAAAGAGCTGAAAGACACTCAGACCAAACTTGTTCACTCTGCAAAAATGGTCAGCCTGGGTCAGCTGGTGGCAGGTGTGGCGCATGAGCTGAATAATCCGATTGGATTTATTTACAGCAACATGACCCATCTTAAAGAATATTCTGAAAGACTGATCGAACTTGCTGAAGTCGCAGAAAAGGATCCGCCAAAACTTCCGGCCCTGAAAGAAGAGTACGAATTTGACTATATCGTGAAAGATCTGCCGAAGTTGGTGGCGTCTTGTCAGGATGGCGCTCGTCGTACCCGTGACATCGTTTTGGGTTTGCGCAATTTCTCTCGCTTGGAAGAAGCCAAACTGCAGGAAATCGACGTTCATCAAAGTTTGGATACAACTTTGAATCTGTTGCAGGGTGAAATCAAAAACCGTATCGAGATTCATCGCCAGTATGAGCCAACTCCGTTGATCCACTGTTATGCCAGCCAGGTGAATCAGGTGTTCATGAACATCCTGTCCAATGCAGTTCAGGCCCTTGAAGGCAGCGGTCACATCTGGATTTCCACTTCGGCTTTGAAGGACTATAAGGGTTCCAAGGACAAACGTGGTTGGGTGCAAGTCTCAATTCAAGACAGCGGTAAGGGCATGTCCGCCGATGTTCTGGAAAAGATCTTCGACCCCTTCTTCACCACGAAGGGTGTGGGTCAGGGGACAGGTTTGGGTTTGAGTATCTCTTACGGGATTGTTCAGAATCACGGGGGCGAAATTCAGGCCCGCTCGGAAGTGGGCGTAGGCACAGAGTTTATCGTGATCATCCCGGTTTATCCGCCGATTCAGGAAAAGAATCCCCAACTAATGTCCTAA
- a CDS encoding zf-HC2 domain-containing protein, with the protein MAQQENKVQLSKKNKREISPFIGHELLYDYLTGTLDPERRSAVEDHVKFSRDAQLDLGKIENGQKYAERLADTRVSEPIISQINAPSSYLTVLMQKSNFDKWPQGLKWGLEALVVVGVIVTLLSVTPWQKVMQLGSLTGSKDVILAEVSKTETTTVVQETPEFVDEGAKEATPAVTAKTPDKPAAATPVAVAPATPTPAAPAAVAAKPEKPAETAPAAASGGFLYRGEISATNIESIGPKINDKILELGGRKAGSVELGWKKTPTSMYYHLTIPEAKYQDLMNYLGTYGKTKFSKEKHPRVMPDGIIRLIFTLDESKK; encoded by the coding sequence ATGGCTCAGCAGGAAAATAAAGTTCAGCTCTCCAAGAAAAATAAACGAGAGATTTCTCCGTTCATCGGGCATGAGCTGCTTTATGACTATTTGACGGGGACTCTGGATCCGGAACGCCGTTCCGCGGTTGAAGATCATGTGAAGTTCTCGCGCGATGCCCAGCTGGATCTGGGTAAAATCGAAAATGGTCAGAAGTACGCTGAACGCCTGGCCGACACACGTGTGTCCGAACCCATCATTTCACAAATCAACGCGCCTTCCAGCTATCTGACGGTGCTGATGCAAAAATCCAATTTCGACAAATGGCCTCAGGGTCTTAAATGGGGCTTGGAAGCTCTGGTTGTTGTCGGGGTGATTGTGACTTTGTTGTCCGTGACTCCATGGCAGAAAGTCATGCAGTTGGGCAGTTTGACCGGATCCAAAGATGTGATCCTGGCTGAAGTTTCCAAAACAGAAACCACCACCGTGGTGCAGGAAACTCCGGAATTCGTGGATGAAGGCGCTAAAGAGGCGACTCCTGCTGTAACGGCAAAAACTCCGGATAAACCTGCGGCAGCCACTCCGGTTGCGGTGGCTCCGGCGACACCGACACCAGCGGCACCGGCTGCGGTGGCGGCAAAACCTGAAAAACCGGCAGAGACTGCTCCAGCAGCGGCTTCTGGTGGGTTCCTTTATCGCGGTGAAATCTCTGCGACTAACATTGAAAGCATTGGCCCCAAGATCAATGACAAGATCCTTGAACTGGGTGGTCGTAAAGCCGGTTCCGTGGAACTGGGTTGGAAGAAAACTCCGACATCCATGTATTATCACCTTACAATTCCTGAGGCGAAGTATCAGGACCTGATGAACTATCTGGGCACTTATGGGAAGACCAAATTTTCCAAAGAAAAACACCCTCGTGTGATGCCGGACGGAATCATTCGTCTGATCTTCACTTTGGATGAATCCAAAAAGTGA